Proteins encoded by one window of Teretinema zuelzerae:
- a CDS encoding FecR family protein, whose translation MKLSASDALVSALSFAGSCALLWLFALDIGTVSFRANEKPLGTVVFKKMTATRRPSDALGWERMRNDSPVYNADTLRTGTLSEAAIFFDDGTSLELDANSMLKLDFGGPTRNLEFLDGEITVGGSASGSDYVISSKAGTISVGADSSATFSRDETNNVIGVEVNKGTARLTRADGSTQEVKENQAIEVNAADGSSRFVSRPIIPLKPARNARILGAAGSSTFAGGGARVESGARVDAGQQAGAQLFEFVWQLEAGGAGSSAADSGALPAFTLEISAEKDFSAIAATHQAEGLSAFLPVLPGTWFWRVRDEAGRLSPARKFSYELDSFPRPAFPEDGAEYRYRKRLPEIRFAWTAMKEASAYVFELSDSPAFTKSKIRTRVSGSNISLSEIGAGLWYWRVTPVHGYTETLNAPEPVARTLRIEKSGAMQPIASSTPFNGLLYQIQEIDEKGLAFAWLPHAEAVSYELVVSDAESFSDASFTVSSLTPYIRLSGDAAAVLRKPGTRYWAVRWIDNEGNASPVSEPRRIIGIDGSIALRPVFPPEGYRIADSLVSNIRFTWKSNIAADTFFVLSDDPSFSTVFLQEKAAAETLFGRAWKSGTWYWKIRTLNADGSVFIETPVRSFTILDPLPGTAVTKPAVSSLLYLREGDSAVIEWNPVPGADYCNLALYSPEDGYAEPVFERTHLTENALEIPMGNFRSGRYAVRIQGFASESEESTRIIGYIGESFLSYRRLEYLKLASPEDGAVFEGLEALRRGVELRYNSANPPEAQEFTLTRIDGRSETEAARSSSKGELFTARRLVPGSYLWTVGGTLAGFDISAQETRRFTVLPVPPLPAPVVSAPAAGAVFGVQEFRNSRTIDFAWSPVEGSNQYTLSIYPEGKRESSFTKSGITETRFTLSDLTALSRGKNRVRVEASWTAEDGVVEQPGLPGETSFTVDLPPARQAASKTGGSLYGR comes from the coding sequence ATGAAATTGTCGGCTAGCGACGCCCTGGTTTCGGCGCTTTCGTTCGCCGGTTCCTGCGCCCTTCTGTGGCTGTTCGCCCTCGATATCGGCACCGTCTCCTTCCGCGCGAACGAAAAGCCGCTGGGCACGGTCGTCTTCAAGAAGATGACGGCTACGCGCCGGCCCTCGGACGCCCTCGGCTGGGAGCGGATGCGGAACGACAGCCCCGTGTACAACGCGGACACGCTGAGGACCGGAACGCTCTCCGAGGCCGCCATCTTTTTCGACGACGGAACCTCGCTCGAGCTGGACGCGAACTCCATGCTCAAGCTCGACTTCGGCGGACCGACCCGCAACCTGGAATTCCTGGACGGCGAGATCACCGTGGGCGGTTCGGCCTCGGGGTCGGACTATGTCATATCCTCAAAGGCCGGCACTATTTCCGTGGGCGCCGATTCGAGCGCGACCTTCAGCCGCGACGAGACGAACAACGTGATCGGCGTCGAGGTGAATAAGGGAACTGCCAGGCTTACCCGAGCGGACGGAAGCACGCAGGAAGTGAAAGAAAACCAGGCGATCGAGGTGAACGCCGCAGACGGCAGCTCGCGCTTCGTGAGCCGCCCCATCATTCCCCTGAAGCCGGCGCGCAACGCCCGGATTCTCGGAGCCGCCGGAAGTTCAACGTTTGCCGGCGGCGGCGCGCGAGTCGAATCCGGCGCGCGAGTCGATGCCGGGCAGCAGGCGGGCGCGCAGCTTTTCGAGTTCGTCTGGCAGCTGGAGGCCGGCGGGGCCGGATCTTCCGCCGCAGACTCGGGAGCTCTTCCGGCGTTTACGCTAGAGATTTCTGCCGAGAAAGATTTTTCCGCTATTGCCGCGACTCATCAGGCGGAAGGGCTATCCGCCTTTCTTCCGGTGCTTCCGGGAACCTGGTTTTGGCGGGTGCGAGACGAGGCCGGCCGGCTTTCGCCTGCGCGGAAGTTCAGCTACGAGCTCGATTCCTTTCCCCGCCCGGCCTTCCCCGAAGACGGAGCCGAATACCGCTACCGGAAGAGACTCCCGGAAATCAGATTCGCGTGGACTGCTATGAAGGAAGCTTCGGCCTATGTGTTCGAACTATCCGACTCTCCCGCTTTTACCAAGAGCAAAATCCGCACACGGGTTTCAGGCTCGAATATTTCCCTTTCCGAGATAGGGGCGGGCCTGTGGTATTGGCGCGTAACGCCGGTGCACGGATATACCGAAACCCTGAACGCTCCCGAGCCCGTCGCGAGAACCCTGCGGATAGAAAAGAGCGGCGCCATGCAGCCGATAGCTTCAAGCACGCCCTTCAACGGCCTTCTCTATCAAATTCAGGAGATCGACGAAAAGGGTTTGGCCTTCGCCTGGCTTCCCCATGCCGAAGCTGTTTCCTACGAGCTGGTCGTTTCGGACGCTGAATCCTTTTCCGATGCGTCCTTTACGGTTTCCTCCCTTACTCCCTACATCAGGCTCTCGGGCGACGCCGCCGCTGTTTTGCGGAAGCCGGGAACCCGCTATTGGGCGGTGCGGTGGATCGACAACGAGGGCAACGCTTCTCCGGTTAGCGAGCCGCGCAGGATAATCGGTATCGACGGTTCGATCGCGCTCAGGCCGGTGTTTCCGCCGGAGGGCTACCGGATCGCGGATTCTCTTGTTTCGAATATCCGCTTCACCTGGAAGTCGAACATTGCGGCGGACACCTTCTTCGTTCTGTCCGATGATCCGTCGTTTTCCACGGTGTTCCTGCAGGAGAAGGCGGCGGCGGAAACCCTGTTCGGCAGGGCATGGAAGAGCGGCACCTGGTACTGGAAAATCCGCACCCTCAACGCTGACGGTTCCGTCTTCATCGAGACGCCCGTGCGCTCCTTTACGATACTCGATCCGCTCCCCGGAACCGCGGTAACCAAGCCCGCCGTTTCGTCCCTCCTGTATTTGCGCGAAGGAGATTCCGCCGTTATAGAATGGAATCCGGTTCCCGGCGCGGATTATTGCAACCTGGCCCTCTATTCCCCCGAGGACGGTTACGCCGAACCGGTATTCGAACGCACGCACCTTACGGAAAACGCGCTTGAGATCCCGATGGGAAACTTCCGGAGCGGCAGGTACGCGGTCCGCATCCAGGGCTTCGCTTCAGAGTCCGAAGAATCGACGAGGATCATCGGATACATCGGAGAGTCGTTCCTTTCGTACCGGCGGCTTGAGTATCTCAAGCTCGCATCTCCCGAGGACGGCGCTGTCTTCGAAGGCCTTGAAGCCCTGAGGCGCGGCGTCGAGCTGCGTTATAATTCGGCGAATCCTCCCGAAGCGCAGGAATTTACGCTTACCCGTATCGATGGCCGATCGGAGACGGAAGCCGCTCGGAGTTCCTCGAAGGGAGAACTCTTTACCGCGCGCCGTCTGGTTCCCGGAAGCTATCTCTGGACTGTCGGCGGAACGCTTGCCGGCTTCGATATTTCGGCGCAGGAAACCCGGCGGTTCACGGTGCTTCCGGTTCCGCCCCTTCCGGCTCCCGTCGTGTCGGCTCCGGCGGCCGGCGCGGTGTTCGGCGTGCAGGAATTTAGAAACTCGAGAACAATCGATTTCGCCTGGTCGCCGGTGGAAGGCTCGAATCAATACACGCTTTCGATTTATCCGGAAGGAAAACGCGAAAGCTCGTTCACGAAAAGCGGAATTACGGAAACCCGGTTTACTCTTTCGGATTTAACCGCTCTATCCCGCGGAAAGAACCGCGTTCGGGTTGAAGCGAGCTGGACGGCGGAAGACGGAGTGGTCGAACAGCCGGGGCTGCCGGGGGAAACTTCCTTCACGGTAGACCTGCCGCCGGCCAGACAAGCCGCTTCCAAAACGGGAGGATCTCTCTATGGCCGTTGA
- a CDS encoding YbaN family protein translates to MKVARYALIGAGFCSLGFGVAGIFLPVLPTTPFLLLSASCFMKSSDRLYAWIRSHPILGKYITDYLTHRAITKKNKIVSISFLWAMLGATAVFATESLVVRLILACVGAGVTIHLSLMKTLKEADAPNTQNEPEHAESEQTVAGPQNRP, encoded by the coding sequence ATGAAGGTTGCACGATACGCCTTGATAGGCGCGGGTTTTTGTTCGCTCGGATTCGGAGTCGCGGGAATCTTTCTTCCGGTTCTCCCCACCACGCCATTCCTCCTGCTGTCCGCGTCCTGCTTTATGAAAAGTTCGGACCGGCTGTACGCGTGGATCAGGTCGCACCCGATTCTGGGAAAATACATAACCGATTATCTCACCCACAGGGCGATCACGAAAAAAAACAAGATCGTTTCGATCAGCTTTCTATGGGCTATGCTCGGCGCGACGGCAGTGTTCGCGACAGAGTCCCTCGTCGTCCGCTTGATTCTCGCCTGCGTCGGAGCCGGGGTCACCATTCATCTGTCGCTGATGAAAACGCTCAAAGAAGCGGATGCCCCGAACACGCAGAACGAACCCGAACACGCAGAGTCAGAACAGACGGTAGCCGGCCCTCAAAACCGGCCGTAA
- a CDS encoding EAL domain-containing protein, producing MGEINYDIAAIVVLLFNIVLFFSRRRLNILQSAVFLALLLATLGATSADAATVLFYVNTDIHSPATQYAVNTLYYLFQNTIAPLFCVFLLVVDNSWYGFSIKRKTALLLPWFAAIATILSNPWTRFVFSFTDAMEYRRNDGLVFLYLISLMYAVISLVSLGRTRKKLSGRTVLALLLFLPFTLGAFIIQFFNPQLLIINFGISLSELIILLSINDFDVFIDGQTGLFNRAGLALYLENIDLTKAKASVYLVHIDNKQFLGYSVKPEEAIALEKRMIDEIFNAPCRKKFIARFDFGEYALICRHRDPEEITENKERMRRCFSRPFIVGEKRYPLHARLCHISVPEDASNGRIVFQAHRSLSVSDWSYPLDAWLGLSEISLAKRQISVSEATKDALENFGLTVHFQPIVSAETGSIVAAEALVRLTSKTLGPIGPGEFIPVAERSGLIHAIGDFVLDRSCAFLSAIRAEGLPLRYLDINLSPVQFAQFNLADRIYAAARNYGLKGQDLCFEITETAAALSPLAMMRTTEELQAKGFSVAIDDFGVGNSNIVNLLQIPFASIKLDRSLVIASSESDAGRVELSSFVSIFKRIGVAVVAEGVETAEQLEFLKTIGVDHIQGYYFSKPLSAGDFKDWCRGKRA from the coding sequence ATGGGCGAGATTAACTACGACATTGCGGCTATCGTCGTTCTTTTATTCAATATAGTTTTATTCTTCTCTCGCCGCAGGCTCAACATTCTGCAATCAGCGGTCTTCCTTGCCCTGCTTCTGGCCACCCTCGGAGCGACTTCCGCCGACGCGGCAACCGTGCTATTCTATGTAAACACGGATATTCACAGTCCGGCAACGCAGTACGCCGTAAACACCCTTTATTACCTCTTTCAGAACACCATCGCTCCCCTGTTTTGCGTATTTCTCCTGGTAGTCGATAATTCCTGGTACGGATTCAGCATAAAAAGAAAAACAGCCCTTCTTCTTCCCTGGTTCGCGGCAATTGCAACGATCCTGTCCAACCCATGGACCCGGTTTGTGTTTTCCTTTACGGATGCTATGGAATACCGGAGAAACGACGGTCTTGTCTTTCTATACCTCATTTCGCTTATGTACGCGGTTATTTCCCTCGTCAGCCTCGGTCGAACCAGAAAAAAACTCTCGGGACGCACGGTACTCGCGTTGCTGCTGTTTCTGCCGTTCACCCTCGGCGCCTTCATTATCCAATTCTTCAATCCGCAACTGTTGATAATCAATTTCGGCATTTCCCTTTCCGAGCTCATTATTTTGCTTTCAATCAACGATTTCGACGTATTCATCGACGGACAGACAGGCTTATTCAACCGGGCAGGACTGGCGCTGTACCTCGAAAACATCGATCTCACAAAAGCAAAAGCGTCAGTGTATCTGGTGCATATCGACAACAAGCAATTTCTCGGCTACTCGGTGAAGCCCGAAGAGGCGATCGCCCTGGAAAAACGAATGATCGACGAAATTTTCAACGCGCCCTGCAGGAAAAAATTCATAGCGCGGTTCGATTTCGGAGAATACGCCCTGATTTGCAGACATCGCGATCCGGAAGAAATCACGGAAAACAAGGAACGGATGCGCCGCTGCTTCTCCCGCCCGTTCATCGTCGGCGAAAAACGCTATCCCCTGCACGCCAGGCTCTGCCACATATCGGTACCCGAAGACGCGTCGAACGGCCGGATCGTGTTCCAGGCTCACCGGAGCCTCTCCGTTTCGGATTGGAGCTATCCCCTGGACGCATGGCTGGGCCTGTCTGAAATCTCGCTGGCAAAACGCCAGATCTCCGTTTCAGAGGCCACCAAAGACGCCCTGGAGAACTTCGGCCTTACGGTCCATTTTCAGCCGATAGTAAGCGCTGAAACAGGATCCATCGTCGCAGCGGAAGCGCTGGTGCGTCTTACCAGCAAAACGCTGGGACCGATCGGCCCGGGCGAGTTCATCCCCGTCGCCGAACGCAGCGGCCTGATCCACGCGATAGGAGACTTCGTCCTCGACCGTTCCTGCGCTTTTTTATCCGCGATTCGCGCGGAAGGATTACCGCTTCGCTACCTCGACATCAATCTCTCTCCCGTACAATTCGCCCAGTTCAATCTGGCGGACCGCATATACGCTGCCGCCCGCAACTACGGGTTGAAGGGACAGGATCTCTGCTTCGAGATTACCGAAACTGCCGCGGCCCTCTCTCCGCTCGCTATGATGCGCACGACGGAAGAACTTCAGGCAAAGGGTTTCTCGGTGGCGATAGACGATTTCGGTGTAGGAAATTCGAACATAGTCAATCTGCTTCAGATACCGTTCGCGTCGATCAAGCTTGACAGAAGCCTCGTCATCGCCTCCAGCGAAAGCGATGCCGGCAGAGTAGAACTGTCAAGCTTCGTGTCGATCTTCAAAAGAATCGGCGTAGCGGTGGTTGCCGAAGGGGTCGAAACCGCCGAACAGCTCGAGTTTCTGAAAACCATCGGGGTCGATCACATTCAGGGATATTACTTTTCCAAACCCCTATCGGCCGGAGACTTCAAAGATTGGTGCAGGGGGAAACGCGCATGA
- a CDS encoding EAL domain-containing protein has product MKYILDFDIAAVCISCITLFLFYERKQRRFGPGESYGRIAWTVLLSSVFSAASSYFANALPGTSGAATMATVTLFYLFHNSIAFFAAVYILNYGGLLPVKKTMRVLLALPWAIAIAAVASNPITRLISYVDSANVYRRGPLFFILYLLSTLYFLIIIAALFFKRSHYRKSHQRAFLAAALAPVLAALIQGFNRGLMLECFGASVSALLALITIQNASELMDGQSGLYHRESFIEFLAGAFKKKEPFTVLIAHSPELADLQGSLEMQNYRALVAQVSKWMFQASGAGAAPSWVGTGVFGLLFSRRLKSNPVGDLALKILDLADASWSVGSLHVKVPFKVTILQCPEDAADISDVVDCIDQIAEVARHSAHKKIYTKFDFSVGKHKRSSAVAAALERCLERESPELFYQPVYSIARSKPFALEVLLGLSLVNNEQAFQSEVLSTAEKMGVSRQLTELTLKKAFEWHAANKQELAGIDQLQLRLVSSMCLDLDWPRTVLKTAADARMDLSKVCFEITETTVSRFGNDLAMNMELLTGKGVSFALDDFGSGYTNLVKLAPMPFSIIKFDKKIIQPGLQSNKGRQLLEGMVDIFKRRECAVAAEGVETEAQAGMLALMNFDHLQGYLFGKPMSGQRIVEALKNG; this is encoded by the coding sequence ATGAAGTACATACTCGACTTCGATATCGCCGCGGTCTGCATTTCCTGCATTACCCTGTTCCTCTTTTATGAGCGCAAGCAGCGTCGTTTCGGACCGGGCGAAAGCTACGGAAGAATCGCCTGGACGGTCTTGCTCAGCTCCGTATTCAGCGCCGCAAGCTCCTACTTTGCCAACGCCCTTCCCGGAACTTCAGGAGCCGCGACGATGGCCACGGTCACCCTCTTTTATCTATTCCATAACTCGATCGCTTTTTTCGCCGCCGTGTACATCCTCAACTACGGCGGACTTCTTCCTGTAAAAAAAACAATGCGCGTCCTCCTCGCCCTCCCCTGGGCGATCGCAATCGCCGCCGTTGCCTCGAATCCTATTACACGGTTGATTTCGTACGTCGATTCCGCGAACGTCTACCGCCGCGGTCCTCTCTTTTTTATCCTCTATCTGTTATCGACCCTGTACTTTCTTATCATCATAGCGGCTCTTTTTTTCAAGCGTTCGCACTATCGAAAATCCCATCAGCGCGCATTTTTGGCGGCGGCTCTCGCGCCCGTCCTAGCCGCGCTGATCCAGGGATTCAACAGGGGCCTTATGCTCGAGTGTTTCGGCGCCTCAGTCAGCGCCCTGTTAGCGCTCATCACGATCCAGAACGCGAGCGAATTGATGGACGGACAAAGCGGACTCTATCATCGAGAATCGTTCATCGAATTCCTTGCGGGAGCTTTCAAGAAAAAAGAGCCGTTCACGGTTCTCATCGCGCACTCGCCAGAGCTCGCTGATCTTCAGGGCAGCCTGGAGATGCAAAACTACCGCGCCCTCGTTGCGCAGGTGTCGAAATGGATGTTCCAGGCGAGCGGAGCGGGAGCGGCTCCGTCGTGGGTCGGCACAGGCGTTTTCGGTCTTCTTTTCAGCAGGAGATTGAAGTCGAATCCTGTAGGAGATCTCGCTCTGAAAATTCTCGACCTGGCTGACGCCTCATGGAGCGTCGGGTCTTTGCATGTGAAAGTTCCCTTTAAGGTTACCATTCTGCAATGTCCTGAAGACGCCGCGGACATATCGGACGTTGTCGACTGCATAGACCAAATAGCCGAGGTTGCCCGGCATTCCGCCCACAAAAAGATCTACACGAAATTCGATTTTTCGGTCGGCAAGCACAAGAGAAGCTCTGCCGTAGCGGCTGCGCTGGAGCGCTGTCTGGAAAGAGAGAGCCCGGAGCTGTTTTATCAACCGGTGTATTCGATCGCGCGCAGCAAGCCCTTTGCGCTTGAAGTCCTGCTCGGACTCTCGCTCGTCAACAACGAACAGGCGTTCCAAAGCGAAGTCCTCTCGACGGCGGAGAAGATGGGAGTCAGCAGGCAGCTCACCGAATTGACGCTCAAAAAAGCGTTCGAGTGGCATGCGGCGAATAAACAGGAACTAGCGGGCATCGACCAGCTGCAGCTCAGGCTGGTCTCGTCCATGTGCCTCGATCTCGACTGGCCGAGGACGGTGCTGAAAACGGCTGCAGACGCAAGAATGGATCTTTCCAAAGTCTGTTTTGAAATAACCGAAACCACCGTATCGCGGTTCGGGAACGACCTCGCGATGAACATGGAACTGCTGACCGGCAAGGGAGTGTCTTTCGCGCTGGACGATTTCGGATCCGGCTATACCAATTTGGTCAAGCTCGCCCCGATGCCGTTTTCGATTATTAAATTCGACAAGAAAATAATCCAGCCGGGGCTGCAAAGCAATAAGGGCCGGCAGCTGTTGGAAGGCATGGTCGACATCTTTAAAAGACGCGAATGCGCGGTCGCCGCCGAAGGCGTTGAAACGGAAGCGCAGGCGGGCATGCTCGCATTGATGAATTTCGACCACCTGCAGGGGTATTTATTCGGCAAGCCGATGAGCGGGCAGCGCATCGTGGAAGCGTTGAAAAACGGCTAA
- a CDS encoding YdcF family protein — MQTLLFRFSKLINPLLSPATIGLLVPIIALAAVLKTARLAGKTRALAAGALALLCGLYAASLPAVSNALVRAWEAPRTDPASLSESSSYPFEAIVVLGGSVSVELSEGWHIETGRTMERLTAAARLYHAFAREGHEPLVIATGGSGNPDYQTRAEAPLMRAMLELMGVPPEAVRIEGASRNTYENALYTKEILSDSGLERCLLVTSALHMRRSRAVFEKQGIGFEPFAVDTNLMAVPFPNAFFPDTEALDNTYRVFREVAGFVAYRLMGRL, encoded by the coding sequence ATGCAGACCCTCTTATTCCGTTTTTCAAAATTGATCAATCCGCTGTTGTCTCCCGCGACTATCGGACTTCTCGTTCCCATCATCGCGCTGGCGGCGGTTTTGAAGACCGCCCGGCTCGCCGGAAAGACGCGGGCGCTTGCAGCCGGAGCTCTCGCGCTTTTGTGCGGTTTATACGCCGCCTCTCTTCCCGCCGTCTCGAACGCGCTTGTTCGGGCGTGGGAAGCGCCGCGTACCGATCCCGCATCCCTGAGCGAAAGCTCCTCTTATCCGTTCGAGGCGATTGTGGTTCTCGGCGGTTCGGTTAGCGTAGAACTGAGCGAGGGCTGGCATATCGAAACGGGACGGACAATGGAGCGGCTGACGGCCGCCGCGCGGCTCTATCATGCGTTTGCCCGGGAAGGGCATGAGCCATTGGTAATCGCGACGGGAGGATCGGGCAATCCCGATTATCAGACGAGGGCTGAGGCCCCGCTTATGCGCGCTATGCTCGAGCTCATGGGGGTTCCCCCTGAGGCAGTTCGCATCGAGGGCGCTTCCAGAAACACCTACGAGAACGCTCTTTATACGAAGGAAATCCTTTCGGATTCGGGCCTTGAACGTTGCCTGCTAGTTACGTCCGCCCTGCATATGCGGCGCTCCCGAGCCGTCTTCGAAAAACAGGGGATCGGCTTCGAGCCCTTTGCCGTCGATACGAACCTGATGGCGGTTCCCTTCCCGAACGCGTTTTTCCCCGACACGGAGGCGCTCGACAACACCTATCGCGTGTTCAGGGAGGTCGCCGGCTTCGTCGCCTATCGCCTGATGGGCCGCCTCTAA
- a CDS encoding adenylate/guanylate cyclase domain-containing protein: MKDGRDEKGGGRKKRVRFPLVIKLIGIISIIVVVSMALVTGIASWFFSEDSRARAEENTLTVSQVLAAQITGRIESTHSGTLSLLDTLRENAGNRSLERAAVSNWFDRNASVALVSVPGQKEIRNDKFFKANELDSAALQPFLESAKGLIERAKEGESLVANASPSVGIPAAALFVPYRDMGTRNALVIVFSTEEFLQMVQTDSAGINYVVGWDGGLIVHPDFDLVKMGANFSDRELVKKALESPSDNLQIRYRDVDGTRYLGAFRRLSVGALAVTSSTPTALVYRAATDVLRRNFLLSGVVLLISVLAVWFFSKSISRPVLSLVRAAHRIEEGDFELDILPETRDELGLLTESFVEMGKGLAERERVKETFGKFVNKEIAEQALKGELKLGGQRKTATIFFSDIRSFTAISERLSPEAVVEFLNEYMTRMVACIEKTGGVVDKFIGDAIMGVWGAPVSAGTPRDDALAAVRAMLMMRDELLEFNKGRGTPEKPFIHNGAGVNTGPVIAGQIGSLSRMEYTVIGDAVNLASRIEALNKPFGTDVLISEYTWDLVKDAVIAEPMPAITVKGKTAPLTIYAVVKMKGDEGPGSLSELREKLGIADPGKKIEVDKEEVKYEIVG, translated from the coding sequence ATGAAAGACGGAAGGGACGAGAAGGGCGGCGGACGAAAAAAGCGGGTGAGGTTTCCGCTGGTAATAAAATTGATCGGGATCATATCGATAATCGTGGTGGTGTCGATGGCGCTCGTGACCGGAATCGCGTCCTGGTTCTTCTCCGAAGACTCGCGGGCGCGGGCGGAGGAAAACACGCTCACTGTGAGCCAGGTCCTCGCCGCGCAGATAACCGGCAGGATCGAGTCCACGCACTCCGGAACCCTCTCTCTCCTGGACACTTTGCGCGAAAACGCGGGCAACCGCTCGCTCGAACGGGCAGCCGTCTCCAACTGGTTCGACCGCAACGCGTCGGTCGCCCTCGTCTCCGTTCCCGGACAAAAAGAAATACGCAACGACAAATTCTTCAAGGCGAACGAACTCGACTCGGCAGCCTTGCAGCCCTTTCTGGAATCGGCAAAGGGCTTGATAGAACGCGCGAAGGAAGGCGAAAGCCTCGTGGCAAACGCGAGCCCCTCGGTCGGGATTCCCGCCGCCGCCCTCTTCGTTCCCTACCGCGACATGGGCACGCGCAACGCCCTCGTGATTGTTTTTTCCACGGAGGAATTCCTTCAGATGGTGCAGACCGACTCAGCCGGAATCAACTACGTGGTCGGCTGGGACGGCGGGCTCATCGTGCACCCGGATTTCGACCTCGTGAAAATGGGGGCGAACTTTTCCGACCGCGAGCTGGTGAAAAAGGCGCTTGAAAGCCCTTCCGACAATCTGCAGATACGCTACCGCGACGTGGACGGGACGCGCTACCTCGGCGCGTTCAGGCGGCTTTCCGTCGGCGCGCTTGCGGTAACGAGCTCGACTCCGACAGCCCTCGTGTACCGCGCAGCGACGGACGTGCTCAGGCGCAACTTTCTTCTTTCCGGCGTGGTTCTCCTTATCTCGGTTTTGGCAGTGTGGTTTTTTTCCAAGTCGATTTCGCGACCGGTTCTCTCCCTTGTGCGCGCGGCGCACCGGATAGAGGAGGGGGACTTCGAGCTCGACATTCTGCCGGAAACGCGCGACGAGCTCGGACTCTTGACCGAGTCCTTCGTGGAAATGGGCAAGGGGCTCGCCGAGCGTGAGCGGGTAAAGGAGACCTTCGGCAAGTTCGTCAACAAGGAGATCGCCGAGCAGGCGCTCAAGGGCGAACTCAAGCTCGGCGGACAGCGCAAAACCGCGACGATCTTTTTTTCCGACATACGCTCGTTTACCGCGATTTCCGAGCGCCTCTCTCCTGAGGCTGTCGTCGAATTTTTGAACGAGTACATGACGCGCATGGTCGCCTGCATCGAGAAGACCGGCGGCGTCGTAGACAAATTCATCGGGGACGCGATCATGGGCGTGTGGGGCGCGCCGGTTTCCGCCGGGACTCCGCGGGACGACGCGCTCGCCGCGGTGCGCGCGATGCTCATGATGCGCGACGAGCTGCTCGAGTTCAACAAGGGCCGCGGCACTCCCGAGAAGCCCTTTATTCATAACGGCGCGGGCGTGAACACCGGTCCGGTGATCGCCGGGCAGATCGGCTCGCTTTCGCGCATGGAGTATACGGTAATCGGCGACGCGGTGAATCTCGCGAGCCGCATCGAGGCGCTCAACAAGCCCTTTGGAACCGATGTGCTCATTTCCGAATACACCTGGGATCTGGTCAAGGACGCGGTGATCGCGGAGCCCATGCCGGCGATAACGGTAAAGGGCAAAACCGCGCCGCTTACGATATATGCCGTGGTGAAGATGAAGGGGGATGAAGGACCCGGGTCTCTTTCCGAATTGAGAGAGAAGCTCGGAATCGCCGATCCCGGGAAAAAGATAGAAGTGGACAAGGAAGAAGTAAAATATGAAATTGTCGGCTAG